The proteins below are encoded in one region of Cystobacter ferrugineus:
- a CDS encoding SGNH/GDSL hydrolase family protein codes for MNRFHGAARVAASALVSLLVSCEPFLPWDDYGAMDPKLQLIGRMQLVDDEGFRYTYPGTTVRLRCDCTGVDVAFEDEGSGDDKRTNFVNVIVDGKQTAVLKLPRTKNGELIKGIRGLKPGEHTIEFVKRTGPYAGTIQFRGISVQGVLLDPPPLPERRIEVIGETVSCGYGNEVSIKAPNNTEPNTGYHSKNEDNSKAYGALLGRRFDAQVVTTCMSYRGVQRNPDGSTEDTLPMRYKRIYPDDDSEERVWDTRRYVPDVIILNLGVSDFAVRDETNTPTAPDPESFKKAYANFIRELSGYYPSAKIICTVGPTMSDYYPKDRQHWTLIQQYVKEMVESLVDSNVFYMAHPPASSGSYGEDWHPTAEEHQRMAEALGNLIQTQTGLGW; via the coding sequence ATGAACCGCTTTCATGGGGCCGCGCGGGTCGCGGCGTCCGCCCTGGTGAGCCTGCTGGTGAGCTGCGAGCCGTTCCTGCCGTGGGACGACTACGGCGCGATGGACCCGAAGCTGCAACTCATCGGGCGCATGCAGCTCGTCGATGACGAGGGCTTCCGGTATACCTACCCTGGCACGACCGTGCGCCTGCGCTGCGACTGCACCGGCGTGGACGTGGCCTTCGAGGACGAGGGCTCGGGCGACGACAAGCGCACCAACTTCGTCAACGTCATCGTCGATGGCAAGCAGACCGCCGTGCTCAAGCTCCCGCGGACGAAGAATGGCGAGCTGATCAAGGGCATCCGCGGCCTGAAACCGGGTGAGCACACCATCGAGTTCGTCAAGCGCACCGGGCCCTACGCGGGCACCATCCAGTTCCGGGGCATCAGCGTGCAGGGCGTCCTGTTGGATCCCCCTCCCCTCCCCGAGCGGCGCATCGAGGTCATCGGCGAGACCGTCTCCTGTGGCTACGGCAACGAGGTGAGCATCAAGGCCCCCAACAACACGGAGCCCAACACCGGCTACCACTCCAAGAACGAGGACAACTCCAAGGCCTATGGAGCGCTCCTCGGCCGCCGGTTCGATGCCCAGGTCGTCACCACGTGCATGTCCTACCGGGGCGTGCAACGCAACCCCGACGGCTCCACCGAGGACACCCTTCCCATGCGCTACAAGCGCATCTATCCCGACGACGACAGCGAGGAGAGAGTCTGGGACACCCGCCGATACGTCCCCGACGTCATCATCCTCAACCTGGGCGTCAGCGACTTCGCCGTGCGCGATGAGACCAACACCCCCACCGCCCCGGACCCCGAGAGCTTCAAGAAGGCCTACGCGAACTTCATCCGCGAGCTGAGCGGGTACTACCCCTCCGCGAAGATCATCTGCACCGTCGGTCCGACGATGAGTGACTACTACCCCAAGGACCGCCAGCACTGGACGCTCATCCAGCAGTACGTGAAGGAGATGGTCGAGTCGCTCGTGGACTCCAACGTCTTCTACATGGCCCATCCGCCCGCCTCGAGCGGCTCCTACGGCGAGGACTGGCACCCCACCGCCGAGGAGCACCAGCGCATGGCCGAGGCTCTGGGCAATCTCATCCAGACCCAGACGGGACTCGGGTGGTGA
- a CDS encoding DUF2019 domain-containing protein yields the protein MTELEKLVAEFAENVAAQTDSVWKGDAKTGNKHAKRYIAAFGKLTAHGDVGRDALTVLFTHPRMDVRVSAAAYLLRYRTTEARAILEEAAKGKGLVSFEASQVLKNWESGSWTLDPAKDAAEQPTRPASPSKRSRPRTERTGADRRKRNKRDKPGS from the coding sequence GTGACTGAGCTTGAGAAGCTTGTTGCGGAGTTCGCCGAGAACGTGGCCGCGCAGACGGACTCAGTCTGGAAAGGTGACGCGAAGACCGGCAACAAACACGCCAAACGATACATAGCGGCATTCGGCAAGTTGACCGCACATGGCGATGTCGGGCGCGATGCGCTCACCGTCCTGTTTACTCACCCTCGCATGGACGTTCGGGTCTCGGCCGCTGCGTATTTGCTCCGATACCGGACGACAGAGGCCCGCGCGATACTTGAAGAAGCGGCGAAGGGTAAGGGGTTGGTATCGTTCGAAGCCTCGCAAGTGCTGAAGAATTGGGAAAGCGGCTCATGGACCCTCGATCCTGCCAAGGATGCCGCGGAACAACCAACCCGCCCGGCCTCACCGAGCAAGCGAAGCCGACCGCGCACGGAGCGCACTGGTGCTGACAGACGGAAGAGAAATAAGAGGGACAAGCCCGGTAGTTGA
- a CDS encoding M20/M25/M40 family metallo-hydrolase, producing MPAALPLSAALLCLLSAPPKSPAKAPAPLGPSPQVAEQLIGAALTDGHAYARLAELTDSIGQRLSGSEGADAAVRWAKRSFEADGVKVWLEPVKVPHWVRGEGSARVLASDTRREQKLAVLALGGSVATPPEGLTAEVVEVRSFEEVAALGDKVKGKVVFFNHSMAETKDYGPAAALRTRGASVAAKAGAVGMLIRSLATASLRTPHTGALRYDEGVPAIPAAAVSVEDAQLLHRLLGAGPVKVELKLSCQTLPDADSFNVVAEVKGREKPREVVLLGAHLDSWDVGTGAHDDGAGVTMVMEAARLLARLKPAPRRTVRVVLFMNEENGLRGGRAYAEAHAAELGEHVAALEMDAGGGRPLGVVLRAGPGGDALVKPWLRPLEALGAGVLLPGEAGGADISPLMPARVPFVGVRVDASRYFDVHHSEADTLDKVDPKDLAQSTAALAWVSYVLAEVPGVLPRPDAPATPLP from the coding sequence GTGCCCGCCGCCCTGCCGCTCTCCGCCGCCCTGCTCTGTCTTCTCTCCGCGCCGCCCAAGTCCCCGGCCAAGGCCCCCGCGCCCCTGGGTCCCTCCCCCCAGGTGGCCGAGCAGCTCATCGGCGCGGCGCTCACTGACGGCCATGCCTACGCCCGCCTCGCCGAGCTCACCGACAGCATCGGCCAGCGGCTCTCCGGCTCGGAGGGCGCGGACGCCGCGGTGCGTTGGGCGAAGCGGAGCTTCGAGGCGGACGGGGTGAAGGTCTGGCTCGAGCCCGTGAAGGTTCCCCACTGGGTGCGCGGCGAGGGCTCCGCGCGTGTGCTCGCCTCGGACACCCGGCGCGAGCAGAAGCTCGCCGTGCTGGCGCTGGGTGGCAGCGTGGCCACTCCCCCCGAGGGCCTCACCGCCGAGGTCGTCGAGGTGCGCTCGTTCGAGGAGGTGGCCGCGCTCGGGGACAAGGTGAAGGGAAAGGTGGTCTTCTTCAACCACTCCATGGCGGAGACGAAGGACTATGGCCCCGCCGCCGCGCTGCGCACCCGGGGCGCGTCGGTGGCGGCGAAGGCGGGGGCGGTGGGCATGCTCATCCGCTCGCTGGCCACCGCGTCGCTGCGCACGCCGCACACGGGCGCCCTGCGCTACGACGAGGGGGTGCCGGCCATTCCCGCCGCGGCGGTGTCGGTGGAGGACGCGCAGCTCTTGCACCGCCTGCTCGGCGCGGGGCCGGTGAAGGTGGAGCTGAAGCTGTCGTGCCAGACGCTGCCGGACGCGGACTCCTTCAACGTGGTGGCCGAGGTGAAGGGCCGCGAGAAGCCGCGCGAGGTGGTGCTGCTCGGCGCGCACCTGGACTCGTGGGACGTGGGCACGGGCGCGCACGATGACGGGGCCGGCGTGACGATGGTGATGGAGGCGGCGCGGCTGCTCGCCCGGCTCAAGCCCGCGCCCCGGCGCACGGTGCGCGTGGTGCTCTTCATGAACGAGGAGAACGGGCTGCGCGGAGGCCGCGCCTACGCCGAGGCGCATGCGGCGGAGCTGGGCGAGCACGTGGCCGCGCTGGAGATGGACGCGGGGGGAGGCAGGCCCCTGGGGGTGGTGCTGCGCGCGGGCCCCGGTGGCGACGCGCTGGTGAAGCCCTGGCTGCGTCCGCTCGAGGCTCTGGGCGCGGGCGTGCTCCTGCCGGGCGAGGCGGGGGGCGCGGACATCTCGCCGCTCATGCCGGCGCGGGTGCCCTTCGTGGGGGTGCGGGTGGACGCCAGCCGCTACTTCGACGTGCACCACTCGGAGGCGGACACGCTGGACAAGGTGGACCCGAAGGACCTGGCGCAGAGCACGGCGGCGCTCGCGTGGGTGAGCTACGTGCTGGCCGAGGTCCCCGGCGTGCTGCCTCGTCCCGATGCTCCCGCGACTCCCCTCCCATGA
- a CDS encoding WecB/TagA/CpsF family glycosyltransferase, with translation MARQEGRRARARAFMALMDRLRIIEDEAAEQTLLEELTRVERPLILSFVNAHAVNLGWDQPGMLEGLMRSDVLLRDGIGVKLGLRAFHRRYGLNMNGTDFIPRLARAYAGRSVALFGTRSPWLDNARRTLEGWGLKVVACHEGFDPPETYLRLAAGSKPDLILMAMGMPKQEEVSVKLREALSHPVLIVNGGAVLDYIGGKVPRAPWVMRRTGMEWLFRLAVEPRRLFRRYVVGIPVYFAHVAEVRLSSHRE, from the coding sequence ATGGCGAGACAGGAGGGTCGTCGGGCGCGGGCGCGGGCCTTCATGGCGCTGATGGACCGGCTGCGCATCATCGAGGACGAGGCGGCGGAACAGACGTTGCTCGAGGAGCTCACGCGCGTCGAGCGTCCCCTCATCCTCTCCTTCGTCAACGCGCACGCGGTGAACCTGGGGTGGGATCAGCCGGGCATGTTGGAGGGGCTGATGCGCTCGGACGTGCTGCTGCGCGATGGCATCGGGGTGAAGCTGGGCCTGCGTGCCTTCCACCGGCGCTACGGGCTGAACATGAACGGCACGGACTTCATCCCGCGCCTGGCCCGGGCGTACGCGGGGCGGAGCGTGGCGCTCTTCGGCACGCGCTCGCCGTGGTTGGACAACGCGCGGCGCACGCTGGAGGGGTGGGGCCTGAAGGTGGTGGCCTGCCACGAGGGGTTCGATCCGCCGGAGACCTACCTGCGGCTCGCCGCCGGGTCCAAGCCGGACCTCATCCTCATGGCCATGGGCATGCCCAAGCAGGAGGAGGTCTCGGTGAAGCTGCGCGAGGCCCTGTCGCACCCGGTGCTCATCGTCAACGGGGGCGCGGTGTTGGACTACATCGGGGGCAAGGTGCCGCGGGCGCCGTGGGTGATGCGTCGGACGGGCATGGAATGGCTCTTCCGTCTGGCAGTGGAACCCCGGCGGTTGTTCCGCCGTTACGTGGTGGGCATTCCCGTCTATTTCGCCCACGTGGCCGAGGTTCGCCTGTCATCGCATCGGGAGTGA
- a CDS encoding acyltransferase family protein, which produces MPSADTAPQVFLPHQAFLRTRTFKALDGLRALAIFAVVFYHVSEWREGFVGRFYLSVSLFFAISGFLITTLLLRERDATGGISLMKFYVRRSLRIFPLYYAVCALYIVLVAGLEQDVLVRATFFDNVRYYLTYTSNWFIPLSEGRVVFFFAWSMATEEQFYLLWPCVVRHFKRRGGPVVFMSGLLLVGWLADWGVRSGVLDTRWLWVRMLDSISISICMGCLAAYLTHSPRSFAWTWKVLGQPWSVPVLVVLTAAAVRYRETPLVVSSLLFTALTVAMCIRPRHVLAPLVEHPALRYVGSISYGIYLMHMLALNLVRRLVPHDVVPSPLVVHYVLTLAVSIGLATLSYRYFESPFLRLKNRFAWRDGASPRLTARSPVVPSELGAPVSPG; this is translated from the coding sequence ATGCCCTCCGCCGACACTGCCCCCCAGGTGTTCCTGCCCCATCAGGCGTTCCTGCGCACCCGGACCTTCAAGGCCTTGGATGGGTTGAGAGCACTCGCCATCTTCGCCGTGGTCTTCTACCACGTGTCCGAGTGGCGGGAGGGCTTCGTGGGCCGCTTCTATCTGAGCGTCTCGCTCTTCTTCGCCATCAGCGGCTTTCTCATCACCACGCTGCTGTTGCGCGAGCGCGACGCCACCGGGGGCATCTCGCTCATGAAGTTCTACGTCCGGCGCTCGCTGCGCATCTTTCCGCTCTATTACGCCGTGTGCGCGCTCTACATCGTGCTCGTGGCCGGGCTCGAGCAGGACGTCCTGGTGCGCGCCACGTTCTTCGACAACGTGCGCTATTACCTCACGTACACGTCGAACTGGTTCATCCCGCTGAGCGAGGGCCGCGTCGTCTTCTTCTTCGCCTGGAGCATGGCCACCGAGGAGCAGTTCTACCTGCTGTGGCCGTGCGTGGTGCGCCACTTCAAGCGCCGGGGTGGCCCGGTGGTCTTCATGTCGGGTCTGCTCCTCGTGGGGTGGCTCGCCGACTGGGGCGTGCGCTCCGGCGTGCTCGACACCCGCTGGCTGTGGGTGCGCATGCTCGACAGCATCTCCATTTCCATCTGCATGGGGTGCCTGGCGGCGTACCTCACGCACTCCCCGCGCTCCTTCGCGTGGACGTGGAAGGTGCTCGGCCAGCCGTGGAGCGTCCCGGTGCTCGTCGTGCTCACGGCCGCCGCCGTCCGCTACCGGGAGACGCCGCTCGTGGTGTCCTCGCTGCTGTTCACCGCCCTGACGGTGGCCATGTGCATCCGGCCCCGCCACGTGCTGGCGCCGCTCGTGGAGCACCCGGCCCTGCGCTACGTGGGCTCCATCTCCTATGGCATCTACTTGATGCACATGCTCGCGCTCAATCTCGTGCGCCGCCTGGTGCCGCACGACGTGGTGCCGTCCCCGCTGGTGGTGCACTACGTGCTGACGCTGGCGGTGAGCATCGGCCTGGCCACGTTGAGCTACCGCTATTTCGAGTCGCCTTTTTTGAGGCTCAAGAATCGCTTCGCCTGGCGCGACGGGGCGTCCCCTCGTCTGACGGCCCGGTCCCCGGTGGTGCCTTCCGAGTTGGGTGCTCCGGTGAGCCCGGGGTAG
- a CDS encoding carbamoyl-phosphate synthase, translating to MTTPARPPILLTMADYYGTLAAVRSLGRLGIPITMAESKLLAPARWSRYVTRRVSCPNVGDSDAFMEWLVRFGEREPGHVLYPTSDDMAWLFALHREELARHFLMYQPDVKAIYGLLNKQRLHDLCEGVGLDVPDTWFPENEAAVERVAAEARFPVLLKPQTQILFESHVKGAQVERASELLPRYREFLERNHYGRKLLAYDSRANRPMVQAFYTEAAQNIFSMSGFVDRTGELFVARGSLKVLQRPRKLGIGLCFEEVPVDEELAEKVRRLCKKLGYHGTFEVEFIRVGGRQLLIDFNPRFFSQMGFDVARGMPLPLFVYEAASGNEERLAQVAREALAWKGTGQYIYCHRGIFELLLRAQGLSGRLSSQEVRQWREWYARHSERAVDAVIDIGDWVPWVVDVAMHLRFYARHPKSFIRTMVLDK from the coding sequence ATGACGACACCCGCTCGGCCACCCATCCTGCTGACGATGGCCGACTACTACGGCACGCTGGCGGCGGTGCGCAGCCTGGGCCGGCTCGGCATCCCCATCACCATGGCCGAGTCCAAGCTGCTCGCGCCCGCGCGCTGGAGCCGCTACGTGACGCGGCGGGTGAGCTGCCCGAACGTGGGGGACTCGGACGCCTTCATGGAGTGGCTCGTGCGCTTCGGCGAGCGCGAGCCGGGCCACGTGCTCTACCCCACGAGCGACGACATGGCGTGGCTCTTCGCCCTGCACCGCGAGGAGCTCGCGCGCCACTTCCTCATGTACCAGCCGGACGTGAAGGCCATCTACGGGCTGCTCAACAAGCAGCGGCTGCACGACCTGTGCGAGGGCGTGGGGCTGGACGTGCCGGACACCTGGTTCCCGGAGAACGAGGCCGCGGTGGAGCGCGTGGCGGCCGAGGCGCGCTTCCCGGTGCTGCTCAAGCCGCAGACGCAGATCCTCTTCGAGAGCCACGTGAAGGGCGCGCAGGTGGAGCGCGCGAGCGAGCTGTTGCCGCGCTACCGCGAGTTCCTCGAGCGCAACCACTACGGGCGCAAGCTGCTCGCGTATGACTCGCGGGCCAACCGGCCCATGGTGCAGGCCTTCTACACGGAGGCGGCGCAGAACATCTTCAGCATGAGCGGCTTCGTGGACCGCACGGGCGAGCTGTTCGTGGCGCGCGGGTCGCTCAAGGTGTTGCAGCGGCCGCGCAAGCTGGGCATCGGCCTGTGCTTCGAGGAGGTGCCGGTGGACGAGGAGCTGGCGGAGAAGGTGCGCCGGCTGTGCAAGAAGCTCGGCTATCACGGCACGTTCGAGGTGGAGTTCATCCGCGTGGGCGGGCGGCAGTTGCTCATCGACTTCAACCCGCGCTTCTTCAGCCAGATGGGCTTCGACGTGGCGCGGGGCATGCCGCTGCCCTTGTTCGTCTACGAGGCGGCCAGTGGCAACGAGGAGCGGCTGGCCCAGGTGGCGCGCGAGGCGCTCGCGTGGAAGGGCACGGGCCAGTACATCTATTGCCACCGGGGCATCTTCGAGCTGCTCTTGCGCGCGCAGGGGTTGTCGGGCCGGCTGTCCTCGCAGGAGGTGCGGCAGTGGCGCGAGTGGTACGCGCGTCACAGCGAGCGCGCGGTGGACGCCGTCATCGACATCGGGGACTGGGTGCCGTGGGTGGTGGACGTGGCCATGCACCTGCGCTTCTACGCGCGCCACCCCAAGAGCTTCATCCGCACCATGGTGCTGGACAAGTAG
- a CDS encoding fatty acid desaturase family protein encodes MTLFRYREDRIPVLLFLCLFALDLTVYFLASNWWLPILWFGALIIPKGWVCSWNHNHQHLPMFRHALPNRLLEVVFGFQTGITSHAWFLHHVVGHHKNYLDQEKDESRWKRDDGTTMGEVEYSLKTALTAYPRAFRVGLEQPQHRKALRTFVGMAALQVVLLGVLFWHNWYNALFVFLLPMAVSLYVTVWATYFHHVGLETDDHNQASYNILHRGYNLMTGNLGYHTAHHSRHGLHWSKLPELHAQLARDIPAHLYRQPGIPFVWRESEAKLVLTDEQVEALASSAVSPPPKRAAAA; translated from the coding sequence ATGACCCTGTTCCGGTATCGCGAAGATCGCATCCCCGTCCTGCTGTTCCTGTGCCTGTTCGCGCTGGACCTGACGGTGTACTTCCTGGCGAGCAATTGGTGGTTGCCCATCCTGTGGTTCGGCGCGCTCATCATCCCGAAGGGGTGGGTCTGCTCGTGGAACCACAACCACCAGCACCTGCCGATGTTCCGCCACGCGCTGCCCAACCGCCTCCTGGAGGTGGTGTTCGGCTTCCAGACGGGAATCACCTCGCACGCCTGGTTCCTGCACCACGTGGTGGGCCACCACAAGAACTACCTGGACCAGGAGAAGGACGAGTCGCGCTGGAAGCGCGATGACGGGACGACGATGGGCGAGGTGGAGTACTCGCTCAAGACGGCGCTCACGGCCTATCCGCGGGCCTTCCGCGTGGGCCTGGAGCAGCCCCAGCACCGCAAGGCGCTGCGCACCTTCGTGGGCATGGCCGCGCTGCAGGTGGTGCTCTTGGGCGTGCTCTTCTGGCACAACTGGTACAACGCGCTCTTCGTCTTCCTGCTGCCCATGGCGGTGTCGCTCTACGTGACGGTGTGGGCCACCTACTTCCACCACGTGGGTCTGGAGACGGACGACCACAACCAGGCCTCGTACAACATCCTCCACCGGGGCTACAACCTGATGACGGGCAACCTGGGCTACCACACCGCGCACCATTCGCGGCACGGCCTGCACTGGTCGAAGCTGCCCGAGCTGCACGCGCAGCTCGCGCGCGACATCCCCGCCCATCTCTACCGCCAGCCGGGCATCCCGTTCGTGTGGCGCGAGTCCGAGGCCAAGCTGGTGCTGACCGACGAGCAGGTGGAAGCGCTCGCGTCCTCCGCCGTGTCGCCGCCGCCCAAGCGGGCCGCCGCGGCCTGA
- a CDS encoding glycoside hydrolase family 44 protein produces MRPVFSSWRGRWSRVALLSGVCLGAPLLSSCRCGSSSQEASASGPAVYDIPAITEGIWSEGFLREGWVDEGWSERELKPPGPARLRMDKMGGWMLHKKGLQGEFGGLALRYRAPSDFGDFLEVRLETEGETLFPRVKVNASHVARRDGDWVQLFIPLEQLNPQRAEFSSVVLRAYKKVGGDWVEIDQLGLTAPGGMTPASGTTSASQELQASATPSGAVVEPMDLAYDNGLLPGWEDRGWAEHELEGAAPAKLRLHKLGGWSLSKKELGTDYGGLTLRYRAPKSFGDFLEVRLDSEGETLFHRVRVSDAHVVARDGDWTQVFIPMSELNPRKEAFTQLVLRAYKPVGSDWVEISQLGLARLADRATPTPPRPPPAVAQAGSPPRPPPSSSTPAPTPAVTGGGVRSSFGGSSGFGNAKGSHVVVDCTAPGHRISPLIYGIAFSNLRELKESHQWELGATARRWGGNPTSRYNWKIGNVWNTANDWYFRNVVLGTRPDYTADSFLQANLQHGLQSALTVPLIGWVAKDATSTSFPRSLFGPQQKMDPDVPEAGNGLTSSGEALPPPVPTQTSVEAPPAFINEWVRSLREKDKKRGRSVQMYILDNEPMLWNTTHRDVHPEPVTYDELLERTIAYGTAVRQADPDAVIAGPAEWGWTNYFHSAADVAPGGGKRDIKAHGNLPLLPWYLKKLREHEQQTGTRILDVVDVHFYPQGEGMGMEERGATDADTSARRIRSVRALWDPTYRDESWIDDNVELIPRLKRWIAEYYPKRGISIGEYNFGATTHMSGGLAQAEALGRFAEQGITSAFMYTYPPRNSPTFWAFRAFRNFDGQGGRFLDQYVPSRFDRPADARTTSLFASRDESGEHMVAVALNLDADTSRTTQVEFKGCGNVESVRVFGYRGGSAGFTQLQTFQTSGNTVQLALPSWSMSVLDLKLAR; encoded by the coding sequence ATGCGGCCCGTCTTCTCGTCATGGCGCGGCCGCTGGTCCCGCGTCGCCCTCCTGTCCGGCGTCTGCCTCGGCGCGCCCCTGCTCAGCTCGTGCAGGTGCGGCTCCTCCTCCCAGGAGGCCAGCGCCAGCGGCCCGGCCGTCTATGACATCCCCGCCATCACCGAGGGCATCTGGAGCGAGGGCTTCCTGCGCGAGGGGTGGGTCGACGAGGGTTGGTCCGAGCGGGAGCTGAAGCCCCCCGGCCCGGCCCGGCTGCGCATGGACAAGATGGGCGGCTGGATGCTGCACAAGAAGGGCCTCCAGGGGGAGTTCGGGGGACTCGCGCTGCGCTACCGCGCCCCCTCGGACTTCGGCGACTTCCTCGAGGTGCGCCTGGAGACGGAGGGCGAGACCCTCTTCCCCCGCGTGAAGGTGAACGCGAGCCACGTGGCGCGCCGCGATGGGGACTGGGTCCAGCTCTTCATCCCGCTCGAGCAGCTCAATCCCCAGCGGGCCGAGTTCAGCAGCGTCGTGCTGCGCGCCTACAAGAAGGTGGGCGGGGACTGGGTGGAGATCGATCAACTCGGACTCACCGCGCCCGGCGGCATGACGCCCGCCTCGGGCACCACCAGCGCTTCCCAGGAACTCCAGGCCAGCGCGACCCCATCCGGCGCCGTCGTCGAGCCCATGGACCTGGCCTACGACAACGGCCTGCTCCCGGGCTGGGAGGATCGCGGGTGGGCCGAGCACGAGCTGGAGGGCGCGGCCCCCGCGAAGCTGCGCCTGCACAAGCTGGGCGGGTGGAGCCTGTCCAAGAAGGAGCTCGGGACCGACTACGGCGGCCTCACGCTGCGCTACCGCGCGCCCAAGAGCTTCGGGGACTTCCTCGAGGTGCGGCTGGACTCCGAGGGCGAGACGCTCTTTCACCGCGTGCGCGTGTCCGACGCGCACGTCGTCGCCCGCGACGGGGATTGGACGCAGGTGTTCATCCCCATGAGCGAGCTCAACCCGCGCAAGGAGGCCTTCACGCAGCTCGTGCTGCGCGCCTACAAGCCGGTGGGCTCGGATTGGGTGGAGATCAGCCAGTTGGGCCTCGCGCGGCTCGCCGACCGCGCCACCCCGACGCCGCCCCGGCCCCCTCCCGCCGTCGCCCAGGCGGGAAGCCCTCCCCGCCCGCCGCCCTCCTCTTCCACCCCCGCCCCCACTCCCGCCGTCACGGGGGGCGGAGTCCGCTCGAGCTTCGGCGGCTCCTCGGGCTTCGGCAACGCCAAGGGCTCGCACGTGGTGGTGGACTGCACCGCGCCCGGCCACCGCATCAGCCCGCTCATCTACGGCATCGCCTTCAGCAACCTGCGCGAGCTCAAGGAGTCCCACCAGTGGGAGCTGGGCGCCACCGCGCGCCGCTGGGGAGGCAACCCCACCTCCCGCTACAACTGGAAGATTGGCAACGTCTGGAACACGGCCAACGACTGGTACTTCCGCAACGTCGTCCTCGGCACCCGCCCCGACTACACCGCCGACAGCTTCCTCCAGGCCAACCTCCAGCACGGGCTCCAGTCCGCCCTCACCGTGCCCCTCATCGGCTGGGTGGCCAAGGACGCCACCTCCACGAGCTTCCCCCGCTCGCTCTTCGGCCCCCAGCAGAAGATGGATCCGGACGTGCCCGAGGCCGGCAATGGACTCACGTCCTCGGGCGAGGCCCTGCCCCCGCCCGTGCCCACCCAGACGAGCGTCGAGGCGCCCCCCGCCTTCATCAACGAGTGGGTGCGCTCGCTGCGCGAGAAGGACAAGAAGCGCGGGCGCAGCGTCCAGATGTACATCCTCGACAACGAGCCGATGCTCTGGAACACCACGCACCGCGACGTGCACCCGGAGCCCGTCACCTATGACGAGCTGCTCGAGCGCACCATCGCCTACGGCACCGCCGTGCGTCAGGCCGACCCCGACGCCGTCATCGCCGGCCCGGCCGAGTGGGGCTGGACGAACTACTTCCACTCGGCGGCGGACGTGGCGCCCGGCGGCGGCAAGCGGGACATCAAGGCCCACGGCAACCTGCCGCTCCTGCCCTGGTACCTCAAGAAGCTGCGCGAGCACGAGCAGCAGACGGGCACCCGCATCCTCGACGTGGTGGACGTCCACTTCTACCCCCAGGGCGAGGGCATGGGCATGGAGGAGCGGGGCGCCACCGATGCCGACACCTCCGCGCGGCGCATCCGCTCGGTGCGCGCGCTGTGGGACCCCACCTACCGGGACGAGTCGTGGATCGACGACAACGTCGAGCTCATCCCCCGCCTCAAGCGGTGGATCGCCGAGTACTACCCCAAGCGGGGCATCTCCATCGGGGAGTACAACTTCGGCGCCACCACGCACATGAGCGGCGGGCTCGCGCAGGCCGAGGCGCTCGGACGCTTCGCCGAGCAGGGCATCACCTCGGCCTTCATGTACACCTACCCGCCCCGCAACAGCCCCACCTTCTGGGCGTTCCGCGCGTTCCGCAACTTCGATGGCCAGGGCGGTCGCTTCCTCGACCAGTACGTGCCCTCGCGCTTCGACAGGCCGGCGGACGCCCGGACGACGTCGCTGTTCGCCTCGCGTGACGAGAGTGGCGAGCACATGGTCGCCGTCGCGCTCAACCTGGACGCGGACACGTCGCGCACCACCCAGGTGGAGTTCAAGGGGTGCGGCAACGTCGAGAGCGTGCGGGTGTTCGGCTACCGGGGCGGGTCCGCGGGCTTCACCCAGCTCCAGACCTTCCAGACGTCGGGCAACACCGTGCAGCTCGCGCTGCCCTCCTGGTCCATGTCCGTGCTGGACCTGAAGCTCGCGCGGTAG